One region of Carbonactinospora thermoautotrophica genomic DNA includes:
- a CDS encoding DUF6247 family protein — translation MSHSDDTPVLSPYAPRVDKTPAAVREALDPDWRAEFEAEWRAALEQAKETFDLDPVGLNSAMRRLDPVGLNSAMRRLGVCRVRGTRAGRAGGLRWRW, via the coding sequence ATGAGCCACAGCGACGACACCCCCGTGCTGAGCCCCTACGCGCCCCGCGTGGACAAGACCCCCGCCGCGGTGCGAGAAGCCCTCGACCCCGACTGGCGGGCGGAGTTCGAGGCCGAGTGGCGGGCCGCCCTCGAGCAGGCGAAGGAGACGTTCGACCTCGATCCAGTAGGGCTTAATTCGGCAATGCGCCGTCTGGATCCAGTAGGGCTTAATTCGGCAATGCGCCGTCTGGGCGTGTGCCGTGTTCGAGGTACACGGGCTGGCCGAGCTGGCGGGCTTCGATGGCGGTGGTGA
- a CDS encoding helix-turn-helix transcriptional regulator — protein sequence MPDHETLGDRIARLRNRRRLTQDQLAAEARVSVDVIRKLEQHQRHSARLSTIGAIARALDVDPAELVGRERGLGDSAEDSEMYHLRRATLDLIPYPDEPLPDLAVLDTQVRDLWDQYWVGRYGYLARALPALVTQVRATAQAAAGGNRVPAHATLASVLQLMAALLTRLAHEDLAHIALADATRAAEVTGDELLHASQQAARVWLLSCQGLHTEAEQLAVDIAHQVEPALSRDSADRIAVWGELLRYATHAAAGTPQREAEARELQRLVSAAAEALGPRQPTIGPATVFSPTVAGMNGVTVCVELDDPRTALTRAAQVESPESAPPAIQVRYLLAVAMAQTMTWDNQAAVDTLLRAEQISAELMRHMVLARTVVEELLPRRRTQRLPGLTSLAGRLGIKVHE from the coding sequence ATGCCCGATCACGAAACCCTCGGCGACCGCATCGCTCGCCTGCGCAACCGCCGTCGCCTCACCCAAGACCAGCTTGCCGCGGAAGCCCGCGTCAGCGTGGACGTGATCCGCAAGCTGGAGCAGCACCAGCGCCACTCCGCCCGCCTCTCAACCATCGGGGCGATCGCCCGCGCCCTCGACGTCGACCCGGCCGAGCTGGTCGGCCGGGAACGTGGCCTGGGGGACAGCGCCGAGGACAGCGAGATGTACCACCTCCGGCGGGCGACCCTGGACCTCATCCCCTACCCGGACGAGCCGCTGCCGGACCTGGCCGTCTTGGACACGCAGGTCCGCGACCTGTGGGACCAGTACTGGGTGGGCCGCTACGGGTACTTGGCCCGCGCCCTGCCCGCCCTCGTCACCCAGGTGCGCGCCACCGCCCAGGCCGCCGCCGGCGGGAACCGCGTGCCCGCGCACGCCACCCTCGCGAGCGTCCTGCAGCTCATGGCGGCGCTGCTCACCCGGCTCGCGCATGAGGACCTGGCCCACATCGCCCTGGCCGATGCCACCCGCGCCGCCGAGGTCACGGGGGACGAGCTGCTGCACGCCTCCCAGCAGGCCGCCCGCGTCTGGCTGTTGAGCTGCCAGGGCCTCCACACGGAGGCCGAGCAGCTCGCCGTGGACATCGCCCACCAGGTTGAGCCCGCGCTTTCCCGCGACAGCGCGGATCGTATAGCGGTGTGGGGTGAGCTGCTGCGCTATGCCACGCACGCCGCCGCCGGGACACCGCAGCGTGAGGCGGAGGCGCGCGAGCTGCAGCGGCTGGTGTCCGCCGCGGCCGAGGCCCTCGGCCCCCGCCAGCCCACCATCGGCCCGGCCACAGTGTTCTCGCCCACCGTGGCCGGCATGAACGGGGTCACGGTATGCGTTGAACTCGACGACCCGCGCACCGCCCTGACCCGGGCCGCCCAGGTGGAGAGCCCAGAGTCCGCGCCACCGGCGATCCAGGTGCGCTACCTGCTGGCGGTAGCGATGGCGCAGACCATGACGTGGGACAACCAGGCCGCCGTGGACACGCTGCTGCGCGCTGAGCAGATCTCAGCGGAGCTTATGCGCCACATGGTGCTCGCCCGCACAGTAGTGGAGGAACTGCTGCCGCGCCGCCGCACGCAACGGCTTCCCGGGCTGACGTCACTGGCTGGCCGTCTCGGCATCAAGGTCCACGAGTAG
- a CDS encoding helix-turn-helix transcriptional regulator, giving the protein MNITDYATADEAAELLGIKRRSLYTYVRRLKDFPQPVKIGRTLLFDRQTLINWRAKHPARRKRDSPPA; this is encoded by the coding sequence GTGAACATCACCGACTACGCGACCGCTGACGAGGCTGCTGAACTGCTGGGTATTAAACGGCGCTCTCTGTACACCTACGTGCGTCGCCTGAAGGACTTCCCGCAACCGGTGAAGATCGGCCGCACCCTGCTATTCGACCGGCAGACGCTGATCAACTGGCGTGCTAAGCATCCAGCCCGCCGCAAGCGCGATTCACCTCCGGCCTGA
- a CDS encoding RNA-guided endonuclease InsQ/TnpB family protein — MQLRYNFRLYPTPGQAQALAKAFGCARVVFNDALAARRAAHEAGLPWIPDAELQRRVITEAKKTPERAWLAEVSAVVLQQAVADLNTAYRNFFASATGQRKGPKVAPPRFKSKKDRRQAIRFTRNARFRITPGGKLALPKIGEIEVRWSRPLPAEPSSVTVIKDAAGRYFASFVVEVDPEPLPETDTEVGIDLGLTHFAVLSNGCKVASPKFLRRAERRLKRAQRALSRKQKGSKNREKARRRVARAHARVADARRDFHHQLSTRIVRENQAVYVEDLAVCGLARTRLAKSVHDAGWGAFLAMLEYKAARYGRGFARVGRFEPTSQVCSACGIKDGPKPLHVRTWTCQHCGTSHDRDLNAAKNILAAGRAERLNACGAGVRPPLAVAAGGEAGTHRGAA; from the coding sequence GTGCAGCTCCGGTACAACTTCCGCCTGTACCCCACGCCCGGCCAGGCGCAGGCCCTGGCGAAGGCGTTCGGGTGCGCACGGGTGGTGTTCAATGACGCCTTGGCCGCGCGAAGGGCGGCCCACGAGGCCGGGCTGCCCTGGATCCCGGACGCCGAGCTGCAACGCCGGGTCATCACCGAGGCGAAGAAGACGCCGGAGCGTGCCTGGCTTGCCGAGGTGTCCGCAGTGGTGCTGCAACAGGCCGTGGCCGACCTGAACACCGCCTACCGGAACTTCTTCGCCTCGGCCACCGGCCAGCGCAAAGGGCCGAAGGTCGCCCCGCCCCGGTTCAAGTCGAAGAAGGACCGCCGGCAGGCGATCCGGTTCACCCGCAACGCCCGGTTCCGGATCACCCCGGGCGGGAAGCTGGCCCTGCCGAAGATCGGCGAGATCGAGGTGCGCTGGTCCCGGCCGCTGCCGGCGGAGCCCTCCTCGGTCACGGTGATCAAGGACGCGGCGGGCCGGTACTTCGCCTCCTTCGTCGTCGAGGTCGACCCCGAGCCGCTGCCAGAGACCGACACCGAGGTCGGCATCGACCTTGGTCTCACTCACTTCGCTGTCCTGTCCAACGGGTGCAAGGTGGCGTCCCCGAAGTTCCTGCGCCGGGCCGAACGCCGCCTGAAGAGAGCGCAGCGGGCGCTGTCCCGCAAACAAAAGGGCTCGAAGAACCGGGAGAAGGCCCGTCGGCGGGTCGCCAGGGCGCACGCGAGGGTGGCGGACGCGCGCCGGGACTTCCACCACCAGCTCTCCACGAGGATCGTCCGCGAGAACCAAGCGGTGTACGTGGAGGACCTGGCGGTGTGCGGCCTGGCGCGCACCCGGCTGGCCAAGAGCGTCCACGACGCCGGGTGGGGTGCGTTCCTGGCCATGCTGGAGTACAAGGCCGCCCGGTACGGGCGGGGCTTCGCCCGGGTCGGACGCTTCGAGCCCACCTCCCAGGTGTGCTCGGCCTGCGGGATCAAGGACGGCCCCAAGCCGCTGCACGTCCGCACCTGGACCTGCCAGCACTGCGGGACGAGTCACGACCGGGACCTCAACGCCGCGAAGAACATCCTCGCCGCCGGGCGGGCGGAGAGGCTAAACGCCTGTGGAGCCGGTGTAAGACCACCGCTCGCGGTGGCTGCTGGCGGTGAAGCAGGAACCCACCGAGGTGCCGCGTAA
- a CDS encoding TOBE domain-containing protein, with translation MRLSTRNHLRATVADVHLGEVMAAVKATLGDGQQITALISREAAQDLGLSPGDQVIVLIKSTEVMLGKE, from the coding sequence ATGCGTCTATCCACACGGAACCATTTGCGTGCCACCGTCGCCGACGTTCACCTCGGCGAGGTGATGGCGGCGGTCAAGGCCACGCTCGGCGACGGGCAGCAGATAACCGCGTTGATCAGCCGTGAGGCTGCCCAGGATCTCGGGCTGAGTCCGGGGGACCAGGTCATCGTCCTGATCAAGTCCACCGAGGTCATGCTGGGCAAGGAGTAG
- a CDS encoding maleylpyruvate isomerase family mycothiol-dependent enzyme, with translation MTLLGYDRYCDEVVTQTDLLRELLRGADLSAAVPTCPDWTLAALVRHIGGNLRSVETAVRTGASVDAPDEQVPDVAGPDDPTALDAWLAEGAARFADTLREAGPDAEARVWGFQKSTAFWARRATHDLVIHRADAAGTVGADYTVAPQLAADGIDELLELVSDPQVAASSPRLAELRGPGKSIHLHATDTEAEVAAEWLIELGADGFTWRRGHDKATVALRGPLADVLRVFYRRLPADSERVGVLGEAALLDFWLERVSLG, from the coding sequence ATGACACTCCTGGGGTACGACCGCTACTGCGACGAAGTCGTCACGCAGACCGACCTGCTCAGGGAACTCCTGAGGGGCGCCGACCTGTCCGCGGCCGTGCCCACTTGCCCGGACTGGACGCTTGCCGCGCTCGTCCGGCACATCGGCGGCAACCTCCGCTCGGTCGAGACGGCCGTACGAACCGGAGCGAGTGTGGACGCTCCGGACGAGCAGGTCCCCGACGTGGCGGGGCCGGATGACCCCACTGCGCTGGACGCCTGGCTCGCCGAGGGGGCCGCGAGGTTCGCCGACACGCTGCGCGAGGCGGGCCCTGATGCCGAAGCGCGGGTCTGGGGGTTCCAGAAGAGCACGGCCTTCTGGGCCCGCCGTGCCACGCACGACCTGGTGATCCACCGGGCGGACGCGGCCGGCACGGTGGGCGCCGACTACACCGTTGCTCCGCAGCTGGCGGCCGACGGCATCGACGAGTTGTTGGAGCTGGTCAGCGACCCGCAGGTCGCCGCCTCCTCACCGCGCCTCGCGGAGCTGCGCGGCCCCGGCAAGAGCATCCACCTCCACGCAACCGACACCGAGGCCGAGGTGGCGGCCGAGTGGCTCATCGAGCTCGGGGCGGACGGCTTCACCTGGCGCCGCGGCCACGACAAGGCCACCGTCGCGCTGCGCGGCCCGCTCGCCGATGTGCTGCGGGTCTTCTACCGGCGGCTGCCCGCGGACAGCGAGCGGGTGGGGGTGCTGGGCGAGGCAGCGCTGCTGGACTTCTGGCTGGAGCGCGTCTCCCTTGGCTGA
- a CDS encoding VOC family protein translates to MFRKTRAFSGFSVDDVQKAKEFYAGKLGLSVSEEYGNLQLHLAGGRDILVYPKPDHTPASFTILNFPVEDIEKAVDELTERGVRFERYAGLETDEKGIFRGGGPYIAWFKDPAGNVLSVLQER, encoded by the coding sequence ATGTTCCGGAAAACCAGGGCTTTCAGCGGCTTTTCAGTGGACGATGTGCAGAAGGCCAAGGAGTTCTACGCCGGGAAGCTCGGGCTGAGCGTGTCCGAGGAGTACGGCAATTTGCAGCTGCACCTCGCTGGTGGTAGGGACATTCTGGTCTACCCCAAGCCTGACCACACCCCGGCGTCGTTCACTATTCTCAATTTCCCGGTGGAGGACATCGAGAAGGCCGTTGACGAGCTGACAGAGCGCGGAGTGCGCTTCGAGAGGTACGCCGGCCTCGAAACGGACGAGAAGGGCATCTTCCGAGGCGGAGGCCCGTACATCGCATGGTTCAAGGACCCCGCCGGCAACGTCCTGTCCGTACTCCAGGAAAGGTGA
- a CDS encoding DUF309 domain-containing protein codes for MSGLGRDRDAAGRPHSARPRDALGRPMPRNAEGAFRVPDDLDLPPAQALAEAQRLFDEGYPFHAHEVLEAVWKSCPQAERDLWQGLAQLAVGLTHVLRGNRLGGARLLRRGSARVRPYAGDPPYGVDAAGLVAWADNLADRLDAGLNVDTAPPRLTRA; via the coding sequence GTGAGCGGCCTGGGTCGTGACCGGGACGCCGCGGGCCGTCCGCACAGTGCGCGCCCACGCGACGCGCTGGGGCGGCCGATGCCGCGCAACGCGGAAGGCGCGTTCCGGGTGCCCGATGACCTCGACCTGCCGCCCGCCCAGGCGCTGGCGGAGGCGCAGCGGCTGTTCGATGAGGGTTACCCCTTCCACGCGCACGAGGTGCTGGAGGCGGTGTGGAAGTCGTGCCCGCAGGCCGAGCGTGACCTCTGGCAGGGTCTCGCCCAACTCGCGGTAGGCCTCACCCACGTGCTCCGCGGCAACCGGCTCGGCGGGGCGCGGCTGCTCCGCCGTGGCTCGGCGCGGGTGCGGCCCTACGCCGGCGACCCACCGTACGGGGTCGACGCCGCCGGCCTCGTGGCCTGGGCGGACAATCTCGCCGACCGGCTGGATGCCGGCCTGAACGTGGACACCGCACCGCCCCGGCTCACGCGCGCCTGA
- a CDS encoding group I truncated hemoglobin, with protein MQPDQSPSLYDRLGGVYNIAVVVDDLIDRVMADDRLNKNPAVDEAHHRVTPPGFKYFVTEMVCWAAGGPQQYSGRSMGDSHRHLHITEDEWAAFMDDLHQSLTKFHVPAAEGRELVTIVESTKDAIVAASPRSGPPPA; from the coding sequence ATGCAGCCCGACCAGTCCCCGTCGCTCTACGACCGCCTCGGCGGCGTCTACAACATCGCCGTCGTGGTCGACGACCTCATCGACCGGGTCATGGCCGACGACCGGCTGAACAAGAACCCGGCCGTCGACGAGGCGCATCATCGAGTGACCCCGCCGGGGTTCAAATACTTCGTCACGGAAATGGTGTGCTGGGCGGCTGGCGGACCACAGCAGTACTCGGGGCGGTCGATGGGTGACTCGCACCGGCACCTTCACATCACCGAGGACGAGTGGGCCGCCTTCATGGACGACCTGCACCAGTCGCTCACGAAGTTCCACGTGCCAGCCGCGGAGGGGAGGGAGCTCGTCACCATCGTCGAGAGCACGAAAGACGCCATCGTCGCCGCTTCGCCGCGTTCTGGGCCACCGCCTGCGTAG
- a CDS encoding nitroreductase/quinone reductase family protein produces the protein MARYIAPGRLVRAVVNPLVMRFGAATTLVVRARVTGKTQAVPVNVLDYEGGRYLVAVRGETQWVRNLRAAGECELRRRGRVYRYVAEEVPVEDREPVIAAYRERWDSQVRRFFQALPDPADHPVFRLRQA, from the coding sequence GTGGCCCGCTACATCGCCCCCGGCCGACTGGTGCGTGCGGTCGTCAACCCGCTGGTGATGCGGTTCGGAGCCGCCACGACCCTTGTCGTGCGCGCTCGGGTGACCGGGAAGACCCAGGCGGTTCCCGTCAACGTGCTCGACTACGAGGGAGGCCGCTACCTCGTCGCCGTGCGTGGCGAGACCCAGTGGGTGCGCAACCTCCGAGCGGCTGGCGAGTGTGAACTGCGGCGCCGGGGTCGGGTGTACCGCTACGTGGCCGAGGAGGTGCCGGTGGAGGACCGGGAGCCGGTCATCGCCGCGTATCGCGAGCGGTGGGACTCACAGGTCCGGCGGTTCTTCCAAGCTCTCCCCGATCCCGCCGACCATCCGGTGTTCCGGCTACGCCAGGCCTGA
- a CDS encoding TIGR03086 family metal-binding protein → MSDVAQRFRKLAADFTRRVESVPEDRWSSPSPCEGWTARDVVWHLVEVCDKAWSGREAPSRPSADPVAAWIQARDAVQAALDDPETAATERDTMFGRMSFEQIVGQFGCFDLLVHTWDLARAAGLDERLDPEEVHRVFETAKPMDEMMRRPGVCGPKLEPPPGADEQTRLLAFLGRAV, encoded by the coding sequence ATGAGTGATGTTGCCCAGCGTTTCCGCAAGCTAGCCGCTGATTTCACGCGCCGGGTCGAGTCGGTCCCCGAGGACCGCTGGTCCAGCCCTTCGCCCTGCGAGGGCTGGACCGCACGCGACGTCGTCTGGCACCTGGTCGAGGTGTGCGACAAGGCATGGTCGGGGCGCGAGGCGCCGTCCCGGCCATCCGCTGACCCGGTCGCGGCGTGGATCCAGGCGCGCGACGCCGTACAGGCCGCCTTGGACGATCCCGAGACGGCCGCCACCGAGCGCGACACCATGTTCGGCCGCATGTCGTTCGAGCAGATCGTGGGCCAGTTCGGCTGCTTCGACCTGCTGGTCCACACCTGGGACCTGGCGCGGGCGGCGGGGCTCGACGAGCGGCTCGACCCCGAGGAGGTGCACAGGGTCTTCGAAACCGCGAAGCCGATGGACGAGATGATGCGCCGTCCCGGCGTCTGCGGCCCCAAGCTCGAGCCGCCGCCAGGGGCGGACGAGCAGACCCGGTTGCTCGCGTTCCTGGGCCGCGCGGTCTGA
- a CDS encoding sensor histidine kinase, which produces MKTTTIAARGVAGAGFRHEAYLYAGQEQFLRGTVPFIRDAFAADESVLVVVIREKIDRLRAELGGDVDRVSFLDMREVGRNPACLIPAWHDWVCDQTADGVRVRGVGEPIWVGRAPAEIAECQLHEHLFNLAFADGPGWWLLCLYDTAALDAEVIREARRSHPFVFEGGVHRESAEYETGIELVLFRTPLPEPGVRPEEMTFRTDGLLTVRDAVTRYAVGAELPDPRVTDLVLAVNEVAANSIRHGRGRGILRLWRDEGMLVCEIHDEGHIDQPLVGRKRPTVSQNGGRGLWLVHQLCDLVQIRSSAEAGTVVRMFVSLRS; this is translated from the coding sequence ATGAAAACGACCACGATTGCGGCGAGGGGCGTGGCGGGCGCCGGTTTCCGCCACGAGGCCTACCTGTACGCCGGGCAGGAGCAGTTCCTGCGCGGCACCGTGCCGTTCATCCGCGACGCGTTCGCCGCCGACGAGTCCGTTCTCGTGGTGGTGATCAGGGAGAAGATCGACAGGTTGCGCGCGGAGTTGGGGGGCGACGTCGACCGGGTGTCCTTCCTGGACATGCGGGAGGTGGGCCGCAACCCCGCCTGCCTCATCCCGGCCTGGCACGACTGGGTCTGCGACCAGACGGCGGACGGCGTCCGGGTTCGTGGCGTCGGGGAGCCGATCTGGGTCGGCCGTGCTCCCGCGGAAATCGCCGAGTGCCAGCTACACGAACACCTGTTCAACCTGGCGTTCGCCGACGGCCCGGGGTGGTGGTTGTTGTGCCTGTACGACACCGCGGCGCTCGACGCCGAGGTGATCCGCGAGGCTCGGCGCAGCCACCCCTTCGTCTTCGAAGGCGGCGTTCACCGGGAGAGCGCCGAGTACGAGACCGGGATCGAGCTCGTGCTGTTCAGGACTCCGTTGCCCGAGCCGGGGGTGCGGCCGGAGGAGATGACCTTCCGCACCGATGGTCTGCTCACGGTGCGGGACGCGGTGACCCGCTACGCGGTCGGTGCCGAGCTGCCCGACCCGCGCGTCACGGACCTGGTGCTGGCCGTCAACGAAGTGGCGGCGAACAGCATCCGCCATGGGCGGGGACGGGGCATTCTCCGGCTGTGGCGGGACGAGGGCATGCTCGTCTGCGAGATACACGACGAGGGCCACATCGACCAGCCGCTCGTCGGCCGGAAACGCCCGACGGTGAGCCAGAACGGCGGACGCGGCCTGTGGCTGGTGCACCAGCTGTGCGATCTGGTCCAGATCCGGTCGTCGGCCGAAGCCGGTACGGTCGTGCGCATGTTCGTGTCGCTGCGGAGCTGA
- the rpsD gene encoding 30S ribosomal protein S4 — MKIAKSKVRLSRALGIALTPKAARLMERRPYGPGQHGRARKKASDYQVRLREKQRLRAQYHISETQLRLALARAAKSRARTGEALLADLERRLDVLVLRAGFARTIYQARQAVSHGHVTVNGRRVDRPSYRVAPGEVIEIAERSKSKPPFVIAATGEHAARVPPYLEVDTANLRARLTRVPRRAEIPVICDEQLVVEFYTR; from the coding sequence ATGAAGATTGCGAAGTCGAAGGTCCGGCTGAGCCGTGCCCTCGGCATTGCCCTCACGCCGAAGGCCGCCCGGCTCATGGAGCGGCGTCCATACGGACCCGGGCAGCACGGGCGCGCCCGGAAGAAGGCCAGCGATTACCAGGTCCGGCTGCGGGAGAAGCAGCGCCTGCGCGCCCAGTACCACATCAGCGAGACACAGCTACGCCTGGCGCTGGCCCGGGCGGCGAAGAGCCGGGCGAGGACCGGCGAGGCGCTGCTGGCCGACCTGGAGAGGCGGCTCGACGTGCTGGTGCTGCGGGCCGGTTTCGCGCGCACGATCTACCAGGCTCGCCAGGCGGTGTCCCACGGACACGTCACGGTGAACGGTCGCAGGGTCGACAGGCCGTCGTACCGGGTCGCACCCGGCGAGGTGATCGAGATCGCCGAGCGCAGCAAGAGCAAGCCGCCGTTCGTCATCGCCGCGACCGGTGAGCACGCCGCCAGGGTCCCGCCGTACCTGGAGGTGGACACCGCGAACCTCCGGGCGCGACTGACCCGGGTCCCGCGGCGGGCCGAGATCCCGGTCATCTGCGACGAGCAGTTGGTCGTCGAGTTCTACACCCGCTGA
- the ctaD gene encoding aa3-type cytochrome oxidase subunit I: MTLADARRNRAGTGIATRRASRLQVLVNVASTTDHKVIGYLYLITSFCFFLVAGLMALIIRAELAQPGLQFVSNEQYNQLFTMHGTIMLLLFATPLFAGFANAVMPLQIGSPDVAFPRLNMLGYWLFLFGGLIVIAGFLTPDGAADFGWFAYAPLTDTVRSPGIGADLWIMGLTLSGLGTILGAVNFITTIICMRAPGMTMFRMPIFTWNVLLTSILVLMAFPPLAAALLALEVDRKFGAHIFDAANGGPILWQHLFWFFGHPEVYIVALPFFGIVTEIIPVFSRKPVFGYKGLVAATIAIAGLSVTVWAHHMFATGAVMLPFFSFMSFLIAIPTGVKFFNWIGTMWRGSLSFETPMLWSIGFLVTFLLGGLTGVILASPPLDFHVTDSYFVVAHFHYVLFGTVVFAMFAGFYFWWPKWTGKMLDERLGKIHFWTLFVGFHTTFLVQHWLGAAGMPRRYVDYLASDGFTGMNMVSSIGSFLLGLSTLPFLYNVYKTAKKGQRVTVDDPWGYARSLEWATSCPPPRHNFTFLPRIRSESPAFDLHHPETAALEYPTSNEGRLAQAIGGPDLTQREQATYRSPSGRDDRPRER; this comes from the coding sequence ATGACACTCGCCGACGCCAGGCGGAACCGAGCCGGAACGGGGATCGCGACCAGGCGGGCGTCACGACTCCAGGTGCTGGTGAACGTGGCCAGCACCACCGATCACAAGGTGATCGGGTACCTGTACCTGATCACCTCGTTCTGCTTCTTCCTGGTGGCCGGGCTGATGGCGCTGATCATCCGCGCGGAGCTGGCGCAGCCGGGCCTGCAGTTCGTGTCGAACGAGCAGTACAACCAGCTGTTCACCATGCACGGCACGATCATGCTGCTGCTGTTCGCGACCCCGCTGTTCGCCGGGTTCGCGAACGCGGTCATGCCGCTGCAGATCGGCAGCCCGGACGTGGCGTTCCCGCGGCTGAACATGCTCGGGTACTGGCTGTTTTTGTTCGGCGGGCTCATCGTCATCGCGGGGTTCCTGACCCCGGACGGCGCGGCGGACTTCGGGTGGTTCGCCTACGCGCCGCTGACCGACACCGTCCGCTCGCCGGGCATCGGCGCCGACCTGTGGATCATGGGCCTGACGCTGTCCGGCCTGGGCACCATCCTCGGCGCGGTGAACTTCATCACCACGATCATCTGCATGCGCGCCCCGGGCATGACCATGTTCCGGATGCCGATCTTCACCTGGAACGTGCTGCTCACCTCGATCCTGGTGCTGATGGCCTTCCCGCCGCTGGCGGCGGCGCTGCTGGCGTTGGAGGTCGACCGCAAGTTCGGGGCGCACATCTTCGACGCCGCCAACGGCGGGCCGATCCTGTGGCAGCACCTGTTCTGGTTCTTCGGCCACCCCGAGGTGTATATCGTCGCCCTGCCGTTCTTCGGCATCGTCACCGAGATCATCCCGGTGTTCTCCCGCAAGCCGGTCTTCGGCTACAAGGGGCTGGTCGCGGCCACCATCGCCATCGCGGGCCTGTCGGTGACGGTGTGGGCGCACCACATGTTCGCCACCGGCGCGGTCATGCTGCCGTTCTTCTCCTTCATGTCGTTCCTGATCGCCATCCCCACCGGGGTGAAGTTCTTCAACTGGATCGGCACCATGTGGCGGGGCTCGCTCAGCTTCGAGACCCCGATGCTGTGGTCGATCGGCTTCCTGGTGACGTTCCTGCTGGGCGGGCTGACCGGGGTCATCCTCGCCTCCCCGCCGCTGGACTTCCACGTCACCGACAGCTACTTCGTGGTCGCGCACTTCCACTACGTGCTGTTCGGCACCGTGGTGTTCGCCATGTTCGCCGGCTTCTACTTCTGGTGGCCGAAGTGGACCGGCAAGATGCTGGACGAGCGGCTCGGCAAGATCCACTTTTGGACGCTGTTCGTCGGCTTCCACACCACGTTCCTGGTCCAGCACTGGCTGGGCGCGGCGGGCATGCCCCGCCGCTACGTCGACTACCTGGCCAGCGACGGCTTCACCGGGATGAACATGGTCTCCTCGATCGGGTCGTTCCTGCTCGGCCTGTCCACCCTGCCGTTCCTGTACAACGTGTACAAGACAGCGAAGAAGGGCCAGCGGGTCACCGTGGACGACCCGTGGGGTTACGCCCGGTCCCTGGAGTGGGCCACCTCCTGCCCCCCGCCGCGGCACAACTTCACCTTCCTGCCGCGCATCCGGTCCGAGTCCCCGGCCTTCGACCTGCACCACCCGGAGACAGCCGCGTTGGAGTACCCGACCTCGAACGAGGGCCGGCTGGCCCAGGCCATCGGCGGCCCGGACCTGACCCAGCGGGAACAGGCGACCTATCGCTCACCGTCCGGCCGCGACGACCGGCCGCGGGAGCGGTGA
- a CDS encoding CHRD domain-containing protein, whose amino-acid sequence MRKPLAFGIPVAGCAVALAVLPASPAAAVETAPARPQVVTGSANLTSGQVVPGRGDRNGSGRFSYRIDDQRLCYRLTVRVSQRPTAAYIHRGRMGRTGPAVVRLAVPPRNGTVSACIRAVPNDRDTRNRLSRRELNQISRNPSAFYVQVHTTRYPDGAIRGQLRD is encoded by the coding sequence ATGCGCAAGCCACTCGCCTTCGGTATCCCGGTCGCGGGCTGCGCGGTCGCGCTGGCCGTTCTCCCCGCGAGCCCGGCCGCCGCCGTCGAGACCGCCCCGGCCCGCCCCCAGGTCGTCACCGGGTCCGCGAACCTGACCAGCGGCCAGGTAGTGCCCGGCAGAGGCGACAGGAACGGCAGCGGACGTTTCTCGTACCGGATCGACGATCAACGGCTGTGCTACCGGCTGACGGTCAGGGTCAGCCAGCGGCCCACCGCCGCGTACATCCACCGCGGCCGCATGGGCAGGACCGGTCCCGCCGTGGTTAGGCTCGCCGTCCCGCCGAGGAACGGCACCGTCAGCGCCTGCATCAGGGCCGTGCCCAACGACAGGGACACCAGGAACAGGCTGAGCCGGCGCGAGCTCAACCAGATCAGCAGGAACCCCTCCGCCTTCTACGTCCAGGTCCACACGACGCGCTACCCGGACGGCGCCATCCGCGGGCAGCTCCGCGACTGA